The following proteins are encoded in a genomic region of Amphiura filiformis chromosome 18, Afil_fr2py, whole genome shotgun sequence:
- the LOC140139839 gene encoding G-protein coupled receptor GRL101-like, producing MTMEDNQIAYIEPGALDGLINLQYLDLSKNNLSTIGKYTFLKLAELQVLMLEFNPWISIEPFAFDGLRSIQIIFLNRQEQYWKGSKMALNSFHDLNNLQILNTDDHRICCLLPNPETTCNRETIPPLFDNCDKHLMPTYAERTLLWIFSICALCGNTYVIVLRCREKNVRNQTQSILILNLAVSDLLMGFYMMIIAIADLHYGKEFVLYAKEWTSSGFCKLAGLISFLSSEASVLFVVLISLDRVLCVGLPHGKKRMTSQTARHASTFVWIVVVSLGIIAIILQETTTTYGLANVCVGLPLVSNKVYRTVYQSEKSGLVGTAGEKVNLTTYEIVESGDTWQFSIAINLGLNCVAFFFVLGCYVAIGIIVATKLPSKNFQRKKDRNQELKLAARMAVIVLTDFFCWMPVIILGILVQSEAIDDTKIRHNYGWIVALVLPLNAALNPYLYTFATEMRNRKRQSTKDIVMEPNNVGNAKGNTLITSRL from the exons AT GACAATGGAAGACAATCAAATTGCCTACATTGAGCCAGGAGCATTAGATGGGCTGATCAATCTTCAATATCT TGACTTATCGAAGAACAATCTGTCTACCATCGGAAAATACACATTCCTAAAGCTTGCAGAACTACAAGTATT AATGTTAGAGTTTAACCCTTGGATTTCAATAGAGCCGTTTGCGTTTGATGGACTTCGAAGTATACAAATTAT ATTTTTAAATCGTCAAGAGCAATATTGGAAAGGATCAAAGATGGCCCTCAATAGCTTTCATGATCTTAATAATCTTCAGATTCT AAATACAGACGATCACCGGATTTGTTGCCTTTTACCAAACCCAGAAACAACATGCAATCGTGAAACCATTCCGCCGTTGTTCGACAACTGTGATAAGCACTTAATGCCAACTTATGCCGAGAGAACCTTACTGTGGATATTTAGTATATGTGCACTTTGTGGAAATACTTACGTGATTGTGCTACGATGTAGGGAGAAAAATGTCAGGAATCAAACGcaatcaattttgattttaaatttgGCGGTTTCTGATCTTCTTATGGGATTTTATATGATGATTATAGCAATTGCTGATTTGCATTATGGGAAAGAATTTGTGTTATATGCAAAAGAATGGACGAGTAGTGGTTTCTGCAAATTGGCAGGGTTAATATCTTTCTTATCAAGTGAGGCTTCTGTGCTTTTTGTTGTGTTAATCAGTTTAGATCGTGTACTTTGCGTTGGATTACCTCACGGAAAGAAGCGAATGACATCACAGACAGCCCGTCATGCAAGTACTTTTGTATGGATTGTCGTGGTATCACTTGGTATTATTGCAATTATACTACAAGAAACAACCACCACATATGGCCTTGCTAATGTATGCGTTGGACTGCCGCTAGTCAGCAATAAAGTGTATAGAACAGTTTATCAAAGTGAGAAATCGGGATTAGTTGGAACTGCCGGTGAGAAGGTCAATTTGACAACATATGAGATAGTAGAGTCTGGTGACACATGGCAGTTTTCAATTGCGATAAACCTGGGGTTAAACTGTGTCGCTTTCTTCTTTGTTCTTGGATGCTATGTTGCCATAGGGATCATAGTTGCGACAAAACTGCCGAGTAAAAATTTCCAAAGGAAGAAAGATCGAAATCAAGAGTTAAAGCTTGCTGCACGAATGGCTGTTATTGTATTGACTGATTTCTTCTGTTGGATGCCGGTCATtatattaggaatattagtacaAAGTGAGGCTATAGATGATACTAAAATAAGGCACAATTATGGATGGATCGTCGCTTTGGTCTTGCCATTAAATGCAGCACTGAATCCATACCTATATACATTTGCTACGGAGATGCGTAATCGCAAGAGACAGAGTACAAAAGATATAGTGATGGAACCTAATAACGTAGGCAATGCGAAAGGAAATACCCTAATAACAAGTCGCCTTTAA